The following is a genomic window from Drosophila busckii strain San Diego stock center, stock number 13000-0081.31 chromosome 2L, ASM1175060v1, whole genome shotgun sequence.
TTGCGTCAGCGCTCAcgaacacacagacacacacacacatttatagtAGCCTTACACAGCAAAAAGTGTGACTGAAGTGCTACAAGTTGCCTGCTGCGTGCCAATGTTgctcacagacacacacacacacacacaggtgttAATTAACTGAGGGGATTGTAAGCTACCTGCTGCGTTGTCGGTCTAgtagtaaattttaaattgcaatctgGCCAAAATTAATGAGACTTGCATTTGGTACGCATCTTGTTTTTTCTTTGCGCTAAATAAGCGCTTTgggtttttcaatttttttcattgctttttaatccaacttttctttttatttaggCAGTGGCTTAAATTAGAGTTTAAGTCTTAAGCTGTACAACGTAAATCTTTGAaggttttaatttatttattgaatgcactaataaattttagttttctttttcttaagTCTCCtgatttaaatcaattttaaaatataaaatatacataccttatataaaattttttatagtataattttttaaattagttatggtaattttattaaattattgaaaatttttggcactgtgtaatatttaaatatttagctgcatGCAACTCTCACTCATTCTCATTGACCccgcattaaaatatttcaaatgaaaaataccAAAGCTGTTACATATGTCTgtagttattaattaaaatagtattcaattatattttgttgggATGCGAGTATgcattgtattaaataaaaatgagcaatgttttaattattaaagttaaatcCATGTTCTAAATACACtaagcaaaaaattttatatttttaaataaactcaatttaaGCTAACAACTTGTGCTTTAATaagatttatttgaattttatacaaCGAATCAGCAATCACTTTTTGGTGCTTATTGTAAGagttgaatttcaatttgtttaatttggtttataaaatttaaaaatataaccaTTGGCTactaaatttcataatttatctATGGCTTTCTCATTCTGCTAAGTCTTGCCTTCATTTTTACAACTTATAACTCTAATTTGTAGTTACTGTTAAAAACGCTCATGCATTTTAAACTACATTGCAAtccaattaataaataatgagcCAAAGTCTGTTGCGCTTGACATGTTGGCAACGTGCTGGTCACTTTAACTAAATGTCCTTTGCAGCTTGCTAGCCTGAAGAGCCGCTGGCATTAGCTACAGCACACATACAttatatgtgtctgtgtgcgtgtgtatataAGCATGCTTGATCTATCATCATTTGTTGAAAATGTCACAACACACACTTGGCCCACTCATTGATTTAGTGCCCTAAAATGGGGCTCAACTAGTTAACTGCTTAACTGTCTGCTTGTTTAACAGCTCTGCTTGTCGAGAGTGTGCGACAaatcaatacacacacacacacacacaaagagcttgcaaacaaaactgttGCAAACTGTTGTGCGGTTAACCAActcaataaattgttataaaagtttgcgctttgcatatttataaattgaataaattctttttgttgtaattactAATTAGCAtaacacataaattatttgcgcGCCTATAgtttttttgtattgtgcTAATCtaacttgtatttatttaatttgcctttgttaagctttataaatatataaattaatatttgcatacaaagtGTAATGCGGGTTACTTTTGTAGGCTTAATTAATGATTAacataagcaaatgtttataaatttaataagtatattaaacagaaataatataaaaaaagcacaaaacataatttagatttaaaagaatttaaatttgacttttttaaatttttaatgcagcattgattattattaataataaacttgagCTTCCTACTCTctctttcatttatttttatatttattgtaacttataatttattgtagtaatattttaacatatgtttaatttatttactacactttttgttaaaatttatagctgccaacttttgcttttaattgcaatatgtTTAACATCTAATGCTTATTAAGCACAATTACCTTCATCCCTACTAATGACTAAAAGCCGCNNNNNNNNNNNNNNNNNNNNNNNNNNNNNNNNNNNNNNNNNNNNNNNNNNNNNNNNNNNNNNNNNNNNNNNNNNNNNNNNNNNNNNNNNNNNNNNNNNNNNNNNNNNNNNNNNNNNNNNNNNNNNNNNNNNNNNNNNNNNNNNNNNNNNNNNNNNNNNNNNNNNNNNNNNNNNNNNNNNNNNNNNNNNNNNNNNNNNNNNNNNNNNNNNNNNNNNNNNNNNNNNNNNNNNNNNNNNNNNNNNNNNNNNNNNNNNNNNNNNNNNNNNNNNNNNNNNNNNNNNNNNNNNNNNNNNNNNNNNNNNNNNNNNNNNNNNNNNNNNNNNNNNNNNNNNNNNNNNNNNNNNNNNNNNNNNNNNNNNNNNNNNNNNNNNNNNNNNNNNNNNNNNNNNNNNNNNNNNNNNNNNNNNNNNNNNNNNNNNNNNNNNNNNNNNNNNNNNNNNNNNNNNNNNNNNNNNNNNNNNNNNNNNNNNNNNNNNNNNNNNNNNNNNNNNNNNNNNNNNNNNNNNNNNNNNNNNNNNNNNNNNNNNNNNNNNNNNNNNNNNNNNNNNNNNNNNNNNNNNNNNNNNNNNNNNNNNNNNNNNNNNNNNNNNNNNNNNNNNNNNNNNNNNNNNNNNNNNNNNNNNNNNNNNNNNNNNNNNNNNNNNNNNNNNNNNNNNNNNNNNNNNNNNNNNNNNNNNNNNNNNNNNNNNNNNNNNNNNNNNNNNNNNNNNNNNNNNNNNNNNNNNNNNNNNNNNNNNNNNNNNNNNNNNNNNNNNNNNNNNNNNNNNNNNNNNNNNNNNNNNNNNNNNNNNNNNNNNNNNNNNNNNNNNNNNNNNNNNNNNNNNNNNNNNNNNNNNNNNNNNNNNNNNNNNNNNNNNNNNNNNNNNNNNNNNNNNNNNNNNNNNNNNNNNNNNNNNNNNNNNNNNNNNNNNNNNNNNNNNNNNNNNNNNNNNNNNNNNNNNNNNNNNNNNNNNNNNNNNNNNNNNNNNNNNNNNNNNNNNNNNNNNNNNNNNNNNNNNNNNNNNNNNNNNNNNNNNNNNNNNNNNNNNNNNNNNNNNNNNNNNNNNNNNNNNNNNNNNNNNNNNNNNNNNNNNNNNNNNNNNNNNNNNNNNNNNNNNNNNNNNNNNNNNNNNNNNNNNNNNNNNNNNNNNNNNNNNNNNNNNNNNNNNNNNNNNNNNNNNNNNNNNNNNNNNNNNNNNNNNNNNNNNNNNNNNNNNNNNNNNNNNNNNNNNNNNNNNNNNNNNNNNNNNNNNNNNNNNNNNNNNNNNNNNNNNNNNNNNNNNNNNNNNNNNNNNNNNNNNNNNNNNNNNNNNNNNNNNNNNNNNNNNNNNNNNNNNNNNNNNNNNNNNNNNNNNNNNNNNNNNNNNNNNNNNNNNNNNNNNNNNNNNNNNNNNNNNNNNNNNNNNNNNNNNNNNNNNNNNNNNNNNNNNNNNNNNNNNNNNNNNNNNNNNNNNNNNNNNNNNNNNNNNNNNNNNNNNNNNNNNNNNNNNNNNNNNNNNNNNNNNNNNNNNNNNNNNNNNNNNNNNNNNNNNNNNNNNNNNNNNNNNNNNNNNNNNNNNNNNNNNNNNNNNNNNNNNNNNNNNNNNNNNNNNNNNNNNNNNNNNNNNNNNNNNNNNNNNNNNNNNNNNNNNNNNNNNNNNNNNNNNNNNNNNNNNNNNNNNNNNNNNNNNNNNNNNNNNNNNNNNNNNNNNNNNNNNNNNNNNNNNNNNNNNNNNNNNNNNNNNNNNNNNNNNNNNNNNNNNNNNNNNNNNNNNNNNNNNNNNNNNNNNNNNNNNNNNNNNNNNNNNNNNNNNNNNNNNNNNNNNNNNNNNNNNNNNNNNNNNNNNNNNNNNNNNNNNNNNNNNNNNNNNNNNNNNNNNNNNNNNNNNNNNNNNNNNNNNNNNNNNNNNNNNNNNNNNNNNNNNNNNNNNNNNNNNNNNNNNNNNNNNNNNNNNNNNNNNNNNNNNNNNNNNNNNNNNNNNNNNNNNNNNNNNNNNNNNNNNNNNNNNNNNNNNNNNNNNNNNNNNNNNNNNNNNNNNNNNNNNNNNNNNNNNNNNNNNNNNNNNNNNNNNNNNNNNNNNNNNNNNNNNNNNNNNNNNNNNNNNNNNNNNNNNNNNNNNNNNNNNNNNNNNNNNNNNNNNNNNNNNNNNNNNNNNNNNNNNNNNNNNNNNNNNNNNNNNNNNNNNNNNNNNNNNNNNNNNNNNNNNNNNNNNNNNNNNNNNNNNNNNNNNNNNNNNNNNNNNNNNNNNNNNNNNNNNNNNNNNNNNNNNNNNNNNNNNNNNNNNNNNNNNNNNNNNNNNNNNNNNNNNNNNNNNNNNNNNNNNNNNNNNNNNNNNNNNNNNNNNNNNNNNNNNNNNNNNNNNNNNNNNNNNNNNNNNNNNNNNNNNNNNNNNNNNNNNNNNNNNNNNNNNNNNNNNNNNNNNNNNNNNNNNNNNNNNNNNNNNNNNNNNNNNNNNNNNNNNNNNNNNNNNNNNNNNNNNNNNNNNNNNNNNNNNNNNNNNNNNNNNNNNNNNNNNNNNNNNNNNNNNNNNNNNNNNNNNNNNNNNNNNNNNNNNNNNNNNNNNNNNNNNNNNNNNNNNNNNNNNNNNNNNNNNNNNNNNNNNNNNNNNNNNNNNNNNNNNNNNNNNNNNNNNNNNNNNNNNNNNNNNNNNNNNNNNNNNNNNNNNNNNNNNNNNNNNNNNNNNNNNNNNNNNNNNNNNNNNNNNNNNNNNNNNNNNNNNNNNNNNNNNNNNNNNNNNNNNNNNNNNNNNNNNNNNNNNNNNNNNNNNNNNNNNNNNNNNNNNNNNNNNNNNNNNNNNNNNNNNNNNNNNNNNNNNNNNNNNNNNNNNNNNNNNNNNNNNNNNNNNNNNNNNNNNNNNNNNNNNNNNNNNNNNNNNNNNNNNNNNNNNNNNNNNNNNNNNNNNNNNNNNNNNNNNNNNNNNNNNNNNNNNNNNNNNNNNNNNNNNNNNNNNNNNNNNNNNNNNNNNNNNNNNNNNNNNNNNNNNNNNNNNNNNNNNNNNNNNNNNNNNNNNNNNNNNNNNNNNNNNNNNNNNNNNNNNNNNNNNNNNNNNNNNNNNNNNNNNNNNNNNNNNNNNNNNNNNNNNNNNNNNNNNNNNNNNNNNNNNNNNNNNNNNNNNNNNNNNNNNNNNNNNNNNNNNNNNNNNNNNNNNNNNNNNNNNNNNNNNNNNNNNNNNNNNNNNNNNNNNNNNNNNNNNNNNNNNNNNNNNNNNNNNNNNNNNNNNNNNNNNNNNNNNNNNNNNNNNNNNNNNNNNNNNNNNNNNNNNNNNNNNNNNNNNNNNNNNNNNNNNNNNNNNNNNNNNNNNNNNNNNNNNNNNNNNNNNNNNNNNNNNNNNNNNNNNNNNNNNNNNNNNNNNNNNNNNNNNNNNNNNNNNNNNNNNNNNNNNNNNNNNNNNNNNNNNNNNNNNNNNNNNNNNNNNNNNNNNNNNNNNNNNNNNNNNNNNNNNNNNNNNNNNNNNNNNNNNNNNNNNNNNNNNNNNNNNNNNNNNNNNNNNNNNNNNNNNNNNNNNNNNNNNNNNNNNNNNNNNNNNNNNNNNNNNNNNNNNNNNNNNNNNNNNNNNNNNNNNNNNNNNNNNNNNNNNNNNNNNNNNNNNNNNNNNNNNNNNNNNNNNNNNNNNNNNNNNNNNNNNNNNNNNNNNNNNNNNNNNNNNNNNNNNNNNNNNNNNNNNNNNNNNNNNNNNNNNNNNNNNNNNNNNNNNNNNNNNNNNNNNNNNNNNNNNNNNNNNNNNNNNNNNNNNNNNNNNNNNNNNNNNNNNNNNNNNNNNNNNNNNNNNNNNNNNNNNNNNNNNNNNNNNNNNNNNNNNNNNNNNNNNNNNNNNNNNNNNNNNNNNNNNNNNNNNNNNNNNNNNNNNNNNNNNNNNNNNNNNNNNNNNNNNNNNNNNNNNNNNNNNNNNNNNNNNNNNNNNNNNNNNNNNNNNNNNNNNNNNNNNNNNNNNNNNNNNNNNNNNNNNNNNNNNNNNNNNNNNNNNNNNNNNNNNNNNNNNNNNNNNNNNNNNNNNNNNNNNNNNNNNNNNNNNNNNNNNNNNNNNNNNNNNNNNNNNNNNNNNNNNNNNNNNNNNNNNNNNNNNNNNNNNNNNNNNNNNNNNNNNNNNNNNNNNNNNNNNNNNNNNNNNNNNNNNNNNNNNNNNNNNNNNNNNNNNNNNNNNNNNNNNNNNNNNNNNNNNNNNNNNNNNNNNNNNNNNNNNNNNNNNNNNNNNNNNNNNNNNNNNNNNNNNNNNNNNNNNNNNNNNNNNNNNNNNNNNNNNNNNNNNNNNNNNNNNNNNNNNNNNNNNNNNNNNNNNNNNNNNNNNNNNNNNNNNNNNNNNNNNNNNNNNNNNNNNNNNNNNNNNNNNNNNNNNNNNNNNNNNNNNNNNNNNNNNNNNNNNNNNNNNNNNNNNNNNNNNNNNNNNNNNNNNNNNNNNNNNNNNNNNNNNNNNNNNNNNNNNNNNNNNNNNNNNNNNNNNNNNNNNNNNNNNNNNNNNNNNNNNNNNNNNNNNNNNNNNNNNNNNNNNNNNNNNNNNNNNNNNNNNNNNNNNNNNNNNNNNNNNNNNNNNNNNNNNNNNNNNNNNNNNNNNNNNNNNNNNNNNNNNNNNNNNNNNNNNNNNNNNNNNNNNNNNNNNNNNNNNNNNNNNNNNNNNNNNNNNNNNNNNNNNNNNNNNNNNNNNNNNNNNNNNNNNNNNNNNNNNNNNNNNNNNNNNNNNNNNNNNNNNNNNNNNNNNNNNNNNNNNNNNNNNNNNNNNNNNNNNNNNNNNNNNNNNNNNNNNNNNNNNNNNNNNNNNNNNNNNNNNNNNNNNNNNNNNNNNNNNNNNNNNNNNNNNNNNNNNNNNNNNNNNNNNNNNNNNNNNNNNNNNNNNNNNNNNNNNNNNNNNNNNNNNNNNNNNNNNNNNNNNNNNNNNNNNNNNNNNNNNNNNNNNNNNNNNNNNNNNNNNNNNNNNNNNNNNNNNNNNNNNNNNNNNNNNNNNNNNNNNNNNNNNNNNNNNNNNNNNNNNNNNNNNNNNNNNNNNNNNNNNNNNNNNNNNNNNNNNNNNNNNNNNNNNNNNNNNNNNNNNNNNNNNNNNNNNNNNNNNAATGCATTTGTAAACCCCAAGCGCATTCAATAATACAAGCTATGAGCCcatgtatttaattaagtcGAGTCAGTATGCTAATGTTGCCTGCTAGGACTGCCTGCTTGGCATTAGTGTCGTCgcatataataatttgcagtttattgttgttgttgttgttgttgctagactaattgcattgctttggctgtggctatGGCTGTgtggcttaaattaaattcgactgcgttgctgctgcttgcctcagTGCGTAGGTCAATTGGAAGCCCGTTTCGCTGGCGCTCGACTGCGCATCGCTCGAGAAGTGAATGATGAATGGGGCGCGTGCAATCAGCTGCTGGCCTGCCAAGCCGTGGCCGCAATAATAAGTGGGCTGCACAGCTGGATTGCTGGCCAAATATGAGTTGGCTATAAGCAGATAGTCCATGGCGCGTCCAGTCGTTTGCACAGTGCTATGGCAATCGGCATCGTAGCCAGCACCAGTCGCATTGCTATCGAACTTTGAAAGTGCAAAATGCTGTATATTGTAGCtggaaaattaaatgtacaaTTAATGAGAGCGTCGCTGTGTATCACGTATACGCACCTTATCTCTTGATTGCTATTGCCTGCtatacaaattgaatatttcatGCTGGGCATGTAAACGCCGCCAGCAAAATTGAAGCTAACAATGCCGCCGCTAGCGCTGCGCAAATATTGATCGCAGCCCAGCGGCGCGAGCAGCTGCAGATCAGCGAGCGTTGGTGCGCGTAGTGCTGGAAAtagctgctggctgccaaaTATGCTGCGTGGCAACAAACTGCTTAACAGCGGCGGCAACATGCGACGCGTTTGTTGTTTGGGCGCTGCTGGACACTCGAGCTGCGTTAGCGTCAATTGCCATGCAGACTGCGCTGAGTGGCTCGCtagtttaaaatgtaattttagcTGCTCACCCTGCTGCAGTTGCACGTACAAATGCTGCCCGTTGTTGCGACCGCAGAGCTGaaaacgctgcagctgcaaatagtCGACGCACTGCAGCGTTTGGCTGCTTGCATTAAGACGCGGCGCCGGCAACTCCAAGCGCTCAAAATCGATGCGCACTTGACACACTTGAGCGCTCCAAGCTGCCACCGCATACTGGCAGCTGTCCAGCGAGCTCAGCTGCCCAGCCGCTGGACTTGCAATCGAAATGCGTTTCTGCCTCGACACtgcattgcattgcagctGACAGCGCacgtgtggcagcaacacaaccagcagcagcagcagcagcagcagcaatttcatcttttcgtttatattttttgttgagtaAGCGCGTTT
Proteins encoded in this region:
- the LOC108605356 gene encoding uncharacterized protein LOC108605356, whose amino-acid sequence is LLLLLLLVVLLPHVRCQLQCNAVSRQKRISIASPAAGQLSSLDSCQYAVAAWSAQVCQVRIDFERLELPAPRLNASSQTLQCVDYLQLQRFQLCGRNNGQHLYVQLQQGEQLKLHFKLASHSAQSAWQLTLTQLECPAAPKQQTRRMLPPLLSSLLPRSIFGSQQLFPALRAPTLADLQLLAPLGCDQYLRSASGGIVSFNFAGGVYMPSMKYSICIAGNSNQEISYNIQHFALSKFDSNATGAGYDADCHSTVQTTGRAMDYLLIANSYLASNPAVQPTYYCGHGLAGQQLIARAPFIIHFSSDAQSSASETGFQLTYALRQAAATQSNLI